The window TCGATGGTCACTCCGATGGAGATGTTGCAGCACATGCAATCTGTGATGCACTGTTGGCCGCAACTCAACTCGGCGATTTAGGAAGCAATTTTGGCGTCGATCGCCCCGAGTATGCAGGTGCATCTGGAGTGCAACTTCTTCAAGAAACGCTTTTAAAGATTACAAATGCCGGATACTTAATTTCTAATGTAACGGTTCAGGTAATCGGCAATCGCCCGAAAATAGGTAAGCGAAGAGCCGAAGCAGTGAGTGTGCTTTCTCATGCCCTCGGCGGCGCTGAAGTTTCATTATCTGCAACAACAACCGACGGAATGGGCCTGACAGGCGAGGGCAAAGGTATCGGCGCAATTGCCTCGGCTCTTGTTTTCAAGCAGTAGAATCACACAATGCCACCACTGAACTTGTATGACACCGCTACACGAGAAGTTGGCGTTTTCACTCCTCTAATAAAGGGAGAAGTTTCAATTTATGTCTGTGGTGCAACAGTGCAATCTTCACCGCATATTGGACATATTCGAAGCGCAATAAATTTTGACATTTTACGTCGCTGGTTAATGAAAAACGGCTATGAGGTAACTTTGATCCGAAACGTCACAGATATAGAGGACAAAGTTTTACAGAGGGCCTTGCAAGAAAAAACTCATTGGTGGGTACTTGCCATGAAGTACGAACGTGAATTTACGGCGGCTTATTCTGCAGTTAACGTTATTCCACCAACGTACGAACCTCGTGCCACTGGCCACATCACTCAGATGATTCAATTAATGCAGATTCTCATTGATAATGGCTCGGCATATGCCCCTGGAAATGGGGATGTCTACCTAGAAGTTCGCCGATTAAAGCACTACTTAACTCTCTCTGGTCAGCGTATTGATGATTTACAACCCGCAGCCGATGTTGATACAACCAATTCAAAAAAGAGAGATCCGCGCGATTTTGCTTTATGGAAAGCGGCAAAACCTGGCGAACCTTCATGGCCAACGCCGTGGGGTGCAGGTCGCCCAGGTTGGCACCTAGAGTGCTCGGCAATGGCACATGAATATCTCGGCGAAAGCTTTGATATTCACGGCGGCGGATTAGATTTAATTTTTCCTCACCATGAAAATGAGATGGCTCAATCTGAAGCGGCTGGATATGGATTTGCCCAGCGCTGGTTACATAATGCGTGGGTTACGCAATCTGGTGAAAAAATGAGTAAGTCGCTTGGTAACTCACTTCTTGTTGAAGTAATTTTAGAGCGTGTACGGGGAATTGAACTTCGATGGTATTTAGGCAGCGCGCACTACCGTTCGATGCTTGAATACTCCGAAGCAGCACTCGATGAATCGGCCGTAGCATTTCGCAGGATAGAAAGTTTCTTGAAGCGCGCGACACAAATCACTGGTTCACAGCCAGAAGGCACAATTAGCGCTGAGTTTGCAGCCGCGATGAATGATG is drawn from Candidatus Planktophila sp. and contains these coding sequences:
- the cysS gene encoding cysteine--tRNA ligase, translated to MPPLNLYDTATREVGVFTPLIKGEVSIYVCGATVQSSPHIGHIRSAINFDILRRWLMKNGYEVTLIRNVTDIEDKVLQRALQEKTHWWVLAMKYEREFTAAYSAVNVIPPTYEPRATGHITQMIQLMQILIDNGSAYAPGNGDVYLEVRRLKHYLTLSGQRIDDLQPAADVDTTNSKKRDPRDFALWKAAKPGEPSWPTPWGAGRPGWHLECSAMAHEYLGESFDIHGGGLDLIFPHHENEMAQSEAAGYGFAQRWLHNAWVTQSGEKMSKSLGNSLLVEVILERVRGIELRWYLGSAHYRSMLEYSEAALDESAVAFRRIESFLKRATQITGSQPEGTISAEFAAAMNDDLAVPAALATISENLRRGNQSITDGDIPMITKNAGEIRGALQILGCDPFDSHFADGGSSELTDVLDGVISLALQERALARDRKDFLTSDAIRDGLLALGITIEDTAQGPRWSIMEKS